Proteins encoded within one genomic window of Orcinus orca chromosome 21, mOrcOrc1.1, whole genome shotgun sequence:
- the LOC117197028 gene encoding LOW QUALITY PROTEIN: beta-defensin 109-like (The sequence of the model RefSeq protein was modified relative to this genomic sequence to represent the inferred CDS: inserted 2 bases in 1 codon), giving the protein MPRCDDHGILMVVDYSTVMLAEAITPAVWFIFHSWTNDLTDSSSAVRSGLASAENHCFNLSGLCKRDTCKIXQDIIGAYRRRWKCCRQWWILLPIPTSIIYSDYQPPIKYKLK; this is encoded by the exons ATGCCGAGATGTGATGACCACGGTATACTGATGGTGGTGGATTATAGCACAGTGATGTTAGCTGAAGCGATCACGCCCGCAGTCTG GTTTATATTCCATTCATGGACTAATGATCTCACTGACTCTTCTTCTGCAGTAAGAAGTGGTTTGGCTTCTGCTGAAAACCACTGTTTCAATCTCTCTGGCCTTTGCAAAAGAGACACCTGCAAGAT ACAGGATATAATTGGTGCCTACCGAAGACGGTGGAAATGCTGTCGCCAGTGGTGGATTCTTCTGCCAATTCCAACGTCCATTATCTATTCAGATTATCAACCACCCATTAAGTATAAATTGAAATGA
- the LOC117197030 gene encoding beta-defensin 130B-like has protein sequence MRLHLLLSVLLLSLTIIPKASTGLIPGQKQCILLQGVCKDGGCTSTDDTIGVCNDQKKCCRRWWVLLPYPTPVPKSKSP, from the exons ATGAGACTCCATTTACTGCTTTCTGTTCTCCTCCTCTCTTTGACTATAATACCAAAAG CAAGTACTGGCCTTATTCCAGGACAAAAACAATGTATTCTTCTGCAAGGGGTGTGCAAAGATGGAGGATGCACCAGCACGGATGATACCATTGGTGTATGTAATGATCAAAAAAAATGTTGTAGAAGGTGGTGGGTACTTCTTCCCTATCCAACGCCAGTTCCCAAATCAAAATCTCCTTGA